In Paralcaligenes sp. KSB-10, the following are encoded in one genomic region:
- the nadE gene encoding ammonia-dependent NAD(+) synthetase, with translation MPTPEQRDIIAELCVSSAFDAEREIERRVKFLADYLLSTRLHALVLGISGGVDSLVGGCLSQRAVEQARHRGHAATFVAMRLPYGEQHDDHDARASLDVIKPDKTVTVNIKPASDAMLGALLDAEVEFRDAAQQDFLLGNIKARQRMIAQYAVAGAHGGLVVGTDHAAEALMGFFTKFGDGAADLTPLTGLSKRRVRALARKMGAPDSLVFKVPTADLESLSPLKPDEDAFGVTYNEIDDFLEGKDVSAHAYDIILRTYRNSAHKRALPAIPEPVI, from the coding sequence GTGCCAACACCAGAACAACGCGACATTATTGCCGAACTTTGTGTAAGCAGCGCCTTTGACGCGGAGCGGGAAATCGAGCGCCGCGTAAAGTTTCTCGCCGATTATCTGCTGTCCACCCGTCTTCACGCCTTGGTCCTGGGCATCAGCGGAGGCGTGGACTCCCTGGTGGGCGGATGCCTGTCGCAACGAGCGGTGGAACAAGCCCGTCATCGCGGGCATGCGGCAACTTTTGTGGCAATGCGCCTGCCTTACGGCGAGCAGCACGACGATCACGACGCGCGAGCTTCTTTGGATGTGATCAAACCGGACAAGACTGTCACAGTCAATATCAAGCCGGCCAGCGATGCCATGTTGGGCGCTTTGCTGGATGCGGAAGTGGAGTTTCGCGATGCCGCGCAGCAGGATTTTTTGTTGGGAAATATCAAGGCGCGCCAACGCATGATTGCTCAATATGCGGTGGCTGGAGCCCATGGAGGACTGGTCGTCGGCACCGACCATGCCGCGGAGGCGCTGATGGGTTTCTTTACCAAATTCGGCGACGGCGCGGCCGACCTTACTCCACTGACAGGGCTATCCAAACGGCGCGTGCGGGCACTGGCCCGGAAAATGGGCGCACCCGATTCCCTGGTTTTCAAGGTGCCCACGGCGGATCTTGAATCGCTCTCTCCCTTGAAGCCGGACGAAGACGCTTTCGGCGTTACGTATAACGAAATTGACGATTTTCTTGAGGGCAAGGACGTCTCGGCGCACGCCTATGACATCATCCTGCGCACTTACCGAAATTCCGCGCACAAAAGAGCTCTGCCGGCGATCCCGGAGCCGGTTATTTAA
- a CDS encoding c-type cytochrome, with protein MISTRIRFAHGAVALSLLSLAFPAGAQTANPDTKTATISVAAAEPQFTPPAADAIPDGEFGKMVRKGQDIFLKTPEQAGQYVGNNMNCASCHMDAGRRKNASPLWAAYVLYPAYRAKNGHVNTLAERLQGCFRYSMNGAMPPADSETIVALESYMYWLAKGAPTGVKLAGQGFKSLPPPTQKADYTRGQKVFQENCILCHAANGQGQSVEGRMVFPALWGDDSYNWGAGMHSVATAAAFIKANMPLSKGYSLTDQQAWDVAYFMNAHDRPQDPRFEGSLEATRKKYHDSDSDLYGQTINGKVLGADAVPAGGRLRGAGTAIAR; from the coding sequence ATGATTTCTACACGCATTCGTTTTGCCCATGGCGCTGTTGCATTGTCGCTGTTAAGTTTAGCCTTTCCTGCGGGAGCGCAAACAGCCAATCCCGACACGAAGACCGCCACGATATCCGTTGCGGCCGCAGAGCCGCAATTCACACCGCCTGCGGCCGATGCTATCCCGGATGGCGAGTTTGGGAAAATGGTGCGCAAAGGGCAGGATATTTTCCTGAAAACTCCGGAACAAGCGGGCCAGTACGTGGGCAACAACATGAACTGCGCCAGTTGCCATATGGACGCAGGCCGCCGCAAGAATGCATCGCCGCTCTGGGCCGCCTATGTTTTGTATCCTGCTTACCGGGCCAAAAATGGCCACGTCAATACCCTGGCGGAGCGCCTTCAGGGCTGCTTCCGCTACAGCATGAACGGCGCCATGCCGCCCGCCGACAGTGAAACCATTGTAGCCCTCGAGTCTTACATGTATTGGCTCGCAAAAGGCGCGCCCACTGGCGTGAAACTTGCGGGGCAGGGGTTCAAGAGCTTGCCGCCGCCGACGCAAAAAGCCGACTACACCCGTGGCCAGAAGGTTTTCCAGGAAAACTGCATTCTGTGTCACGCTGCCAACGGCCAGGGCCAAAGCGTCGAAGGCCGCATGGTCTTCCCGGCACTATGGGGCGACGACTCGTATAACTGGGGCGCGGGCATGCACAGTGTTGCAACGGCGGCGGCTTTCATCAAGGCCAACATGCCTTTGAGCAAAGGCTATTCCTTGACCGATCAGCAAGCCTGGGATGTGGCTTATTTCATGAATGCCCATGACAGGCCGCAAGACCCTCGATTCGAGGGCTCATTGGAGGCAACCCGCAAAAAATACCACGATTCGGATTCCGACCTGTACGGCCAGACGATCAATGGCAAGGTTCTAGGTGCCGACGCTGTTCCAGCCGGCGGCAGATTGCGCGGCGCCGGCACGGCCATCGCACGATAA
- a CDS encoding M20 family metallopeptidase yields the protein MNALTSALDIGAQELLPELEAIYKDLHRNPELSMQEVRTAGIAADYLAAQGFEVSRRIGLTGVVGVLKNGAGPTVMLRADMDALPVAEATGLPYASTVKAKDEDGIEVDVSHACGHDMHVTWLMGAARLLSRHRNVWKGTVLAVFQPGEEVGRGAQGMIDDGMLERFPKPDIILGQHVMVGEAGTIGYRSGVILSAGDSMKVRLFGRGSHGSQPQTSIDPVIMAASTTMRLQTIVSREIAPIDSAVLTIGSLQAGTKENIIPDEATLKLNIRTYDEDVRDTMLSAIKRICCAECAASNAPREPEFTTLSSYPLTRNDVEATEKVAQAFKAQFGERAYETKPAGASEDFSVFGRTWKVPYVFWFVGGTDAQTYIKAREAKQLNAIPSNHSPRFAPALNPTLKAGLQAMLTATSAWLCGKGQKE from the coding sequence ATGAATGCATTGACCTCGGCTTTGGACATAGGCGCCCAGGAATTGCTTCCCGAACTGGAAGCCATTTATAAAGACTTGCACCGCAACCCTGAGCTTTCCATGCAGGAGGTCCGCACTGCGGGTATTGCGGCCGACTATCTGGCTGCCCAGGGTTTCGAGGTATCGCGCCGGATTGGCCTGACAGGGGTGGTCGGCGTCTTGAAAAATGGCGCAGGCCCCACGGTCATGCTGCGTGCCGACATGGATGCGCTTCCTGTCGCCGAAGCGACTGGCTTGCCGTATGCCAGTACCGTCAAAGCCAAGGACGAAGACGGCATCGAGGTCGACGTGTCTCACGCCTGTGGCCATGATATGCACGTCACCTGGCTGATGGGTGCGGCACGGCTTTTGTCGCGGCACCGCAATGTGTGGAAGGGTACTGTATTGGCGGTTTTCCAGCCCGGCGAGGAAGTCGGGCGCGGGGCGCAAGGCATGATCGACGATGGGATGCTCGAACGCTTTCCCAAACCGGACATCATTCTGGGCCAGCACGTTATGGTAGGGGAAGCCGGCACCATAGGCTATCGCAGTGGTGTCATCCTGTCCGCGGGCGACAGCATGAAGGTCAGGCTTTTTGGTCGCGGCTCGCATGGCTCGCAGCCGCAAACATCCATCGACCCGGTCATCATGGCGGCATCGACCACAATGCGGTTGCAAACGATCGTGTCACGCGAAATCGCTCCGATAGACAGCGCGGTATTGACGATTGGGTCCTTGCAGGCCGGGACCAAGGAAAACATCATTCCGGACGAAGCCACGCTCAAGCTGAACATACGTACCTATGACGAAGACGTGCGCGACACCATGCTTTCCGCCATCAAGCGGATCTGCTGTGCGGAATGCGCCGCGTCGAACGCCCCGCGGGAACCCGAATTCACCACGCTCAGCTCTTACCCCCTGACCCGAAACGATGTGGAGGCGACCGAAAAAGTAGCCCAGGCATTCAAGGCGCAATTCGGCGAGCGCGCATATGAAACCAAGCCTGCCGGCGCCAGCGAAGACTTCAGCGTTTTCGGGCGCACCTGGAAAGTGCCTTATGTTTTCTGGTTTGTGGGAGGCACCGACGCCCAAACCTACATCAAGGCCAGGGAAGCGAAGCAACTGAATGCCATTCCCAGCAATCATTCACCCAGATTCGCTCCGGCACTCAACCCCACATTGAAAGCCGGGCTGCAAGCGATGCTGACGGCCACATCGGCCTGGCTGTGCGGGAAGGGGCAAAAGGAGTGA
- a CDS encoding plastocyanin/azurin family copper-binding protein, with protein sequence MKKTLLLLLLLLGAMPALVLAAGGHIDGHDMKSMPGQGMSGIENGSATGRPGDAVNVSRTVDIVMDDTMRFHPGQIQVRPGETVRFLLKNAGKIPHEMMIGSTAELKEHAAMMRNMPGMNHAEPNVITLDPGQKGDMIWQFPQTGIVDFACLVPGHMEAGMIGKIKIQ encoded by the coding sequence ATGAAGAAAACTTTGTTGCTATTGCTATTGCTATTGGGCGCCATGCCCGCCTTGGTTCTGGCCGCGGGCGGCCATATCGACGGCCACGATATGAAATCCATGCCGGGTCAGGGCATGTCCGGCATCGAAAACGGATCGGCCACGGGGCGGCCCGGCGATGCGGTCAATGTAAGCCGCACAGTTGACATTGTCATGGACGACACAATGCGCTTCCATCCAGGGCAAATCCAGGTCAGGCCAGGCGAGACTGTCCGGTTTTTGCTTAAAAATGCCGGAAAAATTCCTCATGAAATGATGATAGGTTCGACGGCGGAGCTGAAGGAACATGCCGCCATGATGCGCAATATGCCTGGAATGAATCATGCCGAGCCCAACGTGATTACGCTTGATCCCGGGCAAAAAGGCGATATGATTTGGCAATTCCCACAAACAGGAATCGTTGATTTTGCCTGCCTGGTTCCAGGACATATGGAAGCGGGCATGATCGGAAAGATCAAAATCCAATAG
- the dmeF gene encoding CDF family Co(II)/Ni(II) efflux transporter DmeF, with translation MEQPLVEDNGHHSHVFNEGNPLSQKNTAWAAALTALMMVVEIAGGYTLNSMALLADGWHMSSHALALGLSVLAYTFATRFAKDARFAFGTWKIEVLAGYTSALLLVLVAGSMLFQSVERLLSPGPIFYNEAIVLAAAGLLVNLACAWLLRGGHSHDHHDHIGHEHHHQDLNLRAAYVHVIADAATSVLAIVALIAGKFWGASWLDPAMGIAGAGLVAVWAYGLLRDSGRALLDAEMNAPVVGEIRDAIEASPVKATISDLHVWRVGKDKYACIVGLMTDADASPDYFRRQLSIHEELVHITVEINRVAQ, from the coding sequence ATGGAGCAACCATTAGTCGAAGACAACGGGCATCACTCTCACGTTTTCAACGAGGGCAATCCCCTGTCTCAAAAGAACACCGCATGGGCGGCCGCGCTCACCGCGCTGATGATGGTAGTGGAGATTGCGGGAGGCTACACACTTAATTCGATGGCGTTACTGGCCGATGGCTGGCACATGAGCTCCCACGCGCTGGCCCTGGGCCTGTCCGTGCTGGCGTATACCTTTGCCACGCGATTTGCGAAAGATGCCCGATTTGCCTTCGGGACATGGAAAATCGAGGTTTTGGCCGGCTACACGAGCGCCCTTCTGCTCGTCCTGGTGGCTGGCTCGATGTTGTTCCAGTCCGTTGAGCGGCTATTGTCGCCCGGCCCGATTTTCTACAACGAGGCTATTGTCCTTGCCGCGGCAGGGCTGTTGGTCAATCTCGCCTGCGCCTGGTTGCTCAGGGGCGGGCATAGCCACGACCATCATGATCATATCGGCCATGAGCATCATCACCAAGATCTGAATTTACGTGCGGCTTATGTGCACGTTATCGCCGATGCGGCAACCTCTGTGCTGGCCATTGTTGCCTTGATTGCCGGAAAGTTCTGGGGCGCCAGCTGGCTTGACCCCGCAATGGGTATTGCCGGAGCAGGATTGGTCGCTGTGTGGGCATACGGCCTGTTGCGCGATTCGGGGCGAGCTCTCCTGGATGCCGAGATGAACGCACCCGTGGTGGGGGAAATTCGGGATGCAATCGAAGCAAGCCCCGTCAAGGCAACTATCAGCGATTTGCATGTCTGGCGGGTTGGCAAAGACAAATATGCCTGTATTGTCGGCCTAATGACCGACGCCGACGCCTCGCCCGATTATTTCCGGCGTCAATTGAGCATCCATGAAGAACTCGTGCATATCACCGTGGAAATAAACAGAGTGGCGCAATAA
- a CDS encoding metal/formaldehyde-sensitive transcriptional repressor, whose protein sequence is MSHTLRDKKRLLTRIRRIKGQAEALEKVIAEEAECSAVLQQIAAIRGAVNGLMTEVLEGHIREHLGADKVPPRQRQADVEQVVRTLRSYLK, encoded by the coding sequence ATGTCACATACCCTACGGGACAAGAAACGGCTATTAACTCGAATCCGGCGTATTAAAGGGCAAGCGGAAGCATTGGAAAAAGTAATCGCTGAAGAAGCGGAATGCTCCGCAGTGCTTCAGCAAATCGCCGCTATCCGGGGAGCCGTCAATGGCTTGATGACTGAGGTCCTGGAAGGGCACATCCGCGAGCACCTGGGGGCGGATAAGGTGCCGCCCCGGCAGCGCCAGGCCGATGTGGAGCAGGTAGTGCGTACCCTGCGCTCGTACCTTAAATAA
- a CDS encoding PAS domain S-box protein, translating into MTELHTLALEQTADAVIVIDTQGIIRIWNQAAEHLFEFSAAETIGMSVDLIIPERLREAHWRGFSLAMATGKTRLGGAPTRTRALCKSGNRLYVQMSFAVIRDASGQSVGSVAMARRMDS; encoded by the coding sequence ATGACTGAACTTCACACCCTGGCTCTTGAACAGACTGCCGATGCCGTCATCGTTATCGATACTCAGGGAATCATTCGTATCTGGAACCAGGCTGCTGAACACTTGTTCGAGTTCAGCGCCGCCGAGACCATTGGCATGAGTGTCGATCTGATTATCCCCGAGCGTTTGCGGGAAGCTCATTGGCGAGGTTTTTCCCTGGCGATGGCCACCGGCAAGACTCGACTGGGCGGTGCCCCCACCCGGACGCGCGCCTTGTGCAAATCGGGCAACAGGCTTTACGTGCAAATGAGCTTTGCCGTCATTCGCGACGCGTCGGGGCAATCCGTCGGCTCGGTTGCCATGGCGCGGCGGATGGATTCCTGA
- a CDS encoding NAD(P)H-binding protein translates to MTALVSHPDKVNAHANLRAVQTDVLNEATLATQLRGHDAVISAFSGHAQGDSKISLQDYAVAMMDELEKPAHSRRRFTVGY, encoded by the coding sequence GTGACCGCACTCGTTTCCCATCCCGACAAAGTAAATGCACATGCGAACCTGAGGGCGGTACAAACCGATGTTCTCAACGAAGCGACGCTGGCCACTCAGTTGCGAGGCCATGATGCCGTTATCAGCGCCTTCAGTGGTCACGCGCAGGGCGATAGCAAAATCTCCCTGCAGGACTATGCGGTGGCGATGATGGACGAACTCGAAAAGCCAGCCCATTCGCGCCGGCGTTTCACTGTGGGTTATTGA
- the msrA gene encoding peptide-methionine (S)-S-oxide reductase MsrA codes for MATRRQFMQRGAAAMAIAAGLLAWQCTAYSFGTAETATAIPPPAHNEPAGGAHTETAVFAGGCFWGVQGVFQHVQGVQQAVSGYAGGVAGTAHYETVSGGSTGHAESVQVTFDPATVTYGKLLQIFFSVAHNPTELNRQGPDTGTQYRSALFPTSALQQQVAQAYIAQLDAAHLFSRPLVTRIEKYTGFYPAEAYHQNFLTMHPNYPYIVINDLPKIAQLKRLFPDRYRNDPVLVKTP; via the coding sequence ATGGCTACACGACGACAATTCATGCAGAGGGGCGCCGCTGCAATGGCTATTGCCGCCGGCTTGCTGGCCTGGCAATGCACAGCCTATTCGTTCGGCACAGCGGAAACCGCGACGGCCATTCCTCCCCCTGCGCATAATGAGCCGGCCGGCGGCGCGCATACCGAGACAGCCGTCTTCGCAGGCGGCTGCTTCTGGGGCGTTCAAGGCGTGTTCCAGCATGTACAGGGTGTACAGCAAGCCGTATCCGGCTACGCCGGCGGTGTGGCGGGCACTGCGCACTATGAAACCGTCAGCGGCGGCAGCACCGGCCATGCGGAATCCGTGCAAGTCACCTTCGATCCCGCCACAGTGACGTATGGCAAGCTCCTGCAAATTTTCTTTTCCGTCGCGCATAATCCAACGGAACTGAACCGTCAGGGCCCCGATACCGGCACGCAGTACCGTTCGGCGCTTTTTCCTACAAGCGCCCTGCAGCAGCAGGTTGCGCAAGCGTACATCGCTCAGCTCGATGCCGCGCATCTGTTCAGCCGCCCGCTGGTCACTCGCATCGAAAAATACACGGGCTTCTATCCTGCCGAGGCCTATCATCAGAATTTCCTGACGATGCACCCCAATTATCCATACATCGTTATCAACGACCTTCCCAAGATTGCGCAGCTCAAGCGCTTGTTTCCGGATCGCTACCGGAATGACCCGGTGCTGGTGAAAACGCCGTAG
- a CDS encoding ABC transporter substrate-binding protein: MNAIDRRIFLKLAGAAGLAGISGALPSAYAADETALSKAKAEGKAVFYANITSVKAIMKAFNADTGIDGIYTRLSSSKFLPTILTESGAGKLLADVVQAPRPMLELLNEKKVLAPYHSPAAAGYPDWATKDAGITLFGIEYVSYLYNKDHVKETDAPKRYEDLADPKWKGKIVMANPATHSSTISWLVGLKEFVFKSEADWMQYLKGLAANQPMFVDSFGPTPAPVESGEKLIGISMPKYIITKAPAPLAWGPRGGQPLLGTPRAIGVAAHAPHPNAARAFMDFWLSKKAMSLLAKDVGEYVLAPGVFPPIDGIDKVKVMPVRDLSDSEIQKWGHEFGQIFAAK, encoded by the coding sequence ATGAACGCCATCGATCGTCGAATTTTTCTGAAACTGGCCGGCGCAGCCGGCCTGGCTGGAATCTCAGGTGCGCTGCCGTCCGCCTATGCCGCGGACGAAACTGCACTATCCAAGGCCAAGGCCGAAGGCAAGGCCGTGTTTTACGCCAATATTACGTCGGTCAAGGCGATCATGAAGGCCTTCAATGCAGATACCGGCATCGATGGCATATATACACGCCTCTCCAGCTCGAAGTTCTTGCCAACCATACTCACCGAATCCGGCGCCGGCAAGTTGCTGGCTGATGTGGTGCAGGCTCCCAGGCCCATGCTGGAGCTGCTGAACGAAAAAAAGGTGCTGGCGCCCTATCACTCTCCTGCTGCCGCCGGATACCCGGACTGGGCGACAAAAGACGCGGGGATCACGCTTTTCGGTATCGAGTACGTGTCCTATCTGTATAACAAAGATCATGTCAAGGAAACCGACGCGCCAAAGCGCTATGAAGATCTGGCCGATCCAAAATGGAAGGGCAAGATCGTAATGGCCAATCCAGCTACCCATTCTTCGACTATCTCGTGGCTGGTCGGGCTCAAGGAGTTCGTTTTCAAATCCGAGGCCGACTGGATGCAGTATCTGAAAGGGCTGGCGGCCAACCAGCCTATGTTCGTGGATTCGTTCGGCCCTACGCCCGCCCCGGTTGAAAGCGGCGAGAAGCTGATTGGCATCTCCATGCCCAAATACATCATTACCAAGGCGCCCGCCCCTCTGGCCTGGGGGCCGCGCGGGGGGCAGCCGCTGCTCGGTACGCCACGCGCGATTGGCGTGGCGGCCCATGCGCCGCACCCGAATGCGGCGCGCGCGTTCATGGACTTCTGGCTTTCCAAGAAAGCCATGAGCCTGTTGGCCAAGGATGTGGGTGAATACGTGCTGGCGCCTGGTGTCTTTCCGCCTATTGACGGTATAGATAAAGTGAAGGTGATGCCGGTGCGCGACCTGTCCGACAGCGAGATTCAAAAATGGGGGCACGAGTTCGGTCAAATCTTCGCGGCCAAGTAA
- the chrA gene encoding chromate efflux transporter: MEIEGAQRERAWSIFLIFLRLGLTSFGGPVAHLGYFRAEFVTRRRWLSEHSYADLVALCQFLPGPASSQVGMALGLSRAGFSGALAAWAGFTLPSAIMLVLFGLGMSVWGTAFPLGVLHGLKVVAVAVVAQAVWGMASKLCTDRARISIAVASTCVVLSWPNAWGQVGVIAAAAVAGFMLFKPAQDAIHDPLPITVSPRVGIVSLGLFFCFLFGLPIAVEAWPGQALAMASAFYRAGSLVFGGGHVVLPLLQSAVVPGGWVTNETFLAGYGAAQAVPGPLFTFSAFLGASMSLPPNGWIGAAICLGAIFAPSFLLVIGALPFWVRLRRSARARAALAGVNAAVVGLLLAALYQPVWVSAIFKKEDFGLALIALAGLMFWKLPPWLVVFGCGVGGWLLSIIS, from the coding sequence ATGGAAATTGAAGGTGCTCAGCGCGAGCGGGCATGGTCCATATTTCTGATCTTCTTGCGCTTGGGGCTGACCTCTTTTGGGGGGCCTGTGGCGCATTTAGGCTACTTCAGGGCTGAGTTCGTCACGCGTCGGCGCTGGCTTAGCGAACATAGCTATGCAGACCTTGTTGCTTTGTGCCAGTTCCTGCCGGGGCCAGCCAGCAGCCAGGTTGGCATGGCGCTCGGCTTGTCACGTGCCGGATTTTCGGGAGCGCTGGCCGCCTGGGCGGGATTCACTCTGCCATCGGCAATCATGTTGGTTCTGTTCGGGCTGGGTATGTCTGTATGGGGTACGGCGTTTCCCCTGGGAGTGCTGCATGGACTGAAGGTGGTCGCTGTTGCTGTGGTCGCGCAGGCCGTGTGGGGCATGGCCAGTAAGTTGTGTACGGACCGGGCACGGATTTCCATTGCCGTCGCATCAACCTGCGTTGTCCTTTCGTGGCCCAATGCATGGGGGCAAGTCGGCGTGATTGCCGCTGCCGCGGTGGCGGGATTCATGCTTTTCAAGCCGGCTCAAGATGCCATCCATGATCCGCTTCCCATCACAGTCAGTCCGCGCGTTGGCATTGTATCGCTGGGCCTGTTTTTTTGTTTTCTGTTTGGCCTGCCTATCGCTGTGGAAGCCTGGCCCGGTCAGGCACTGGCGATGGCCAGCGCCTTTTACCGCGCCGGATCCTTGGTCTTTGGCGGTGGCCACGTTGTACTGCCGCTGCTGCAATCCGCGGTCGTACCAGGCGGCTGGGTGACAAATGAAACCTTTTTGGCGGGTTATGGCGCAGCGCAGGCGGTCCCGGGCCCGCTTTTCACGTTTTCAGCCTTTCTGGGAGCCTCGATGAGCCTCCCTCCCAACGGATGGATCGGTGCTGCGATTTGTCTGGGTGCCATCTTCGCACCCTCTTTTCTGCTGGTGATTGGTGCATTGCCGTTCTGGGTGCGATTACGCCGCAGCGCGCGCGCCCGGGCGGCGCTCGCCGGGGTGAATGCGGCTGTTGTCGGCCTGTTGCTGGCGGCGCTCTACCAGCCGGTGTGGGTCAGCGCCATTTTCAAGAAGGAGGACTTCGGGTTGGCGCTCATTGCATTGGCTGGCCTGATGTTCTGGAAGCTGCCGCCCTGGCTGGTCGTTTTCGGCTGCGGGGTGGGTGGATGGCTATTAAGCATCATTTCATAA
- a CDS encoding cytochrome c encodes MLNKSGFPLRGACCVLATGLLAFMPATWAESAKDMGQTIAASGASGVPACASCHGAKGQGMAAAGFPYLAGQGASYLASQLQDFASGERSNPIMAPIAKGLNAEQIKAVAGYYSKLPAPFDTKALSRLIDTYPQKNAVGAWLASRGDWDHDIPACFQCHGPGAVGVGEHFPALAGLSAKYIQEQLTGWQEKKRAPGPQALMGDIAGRMSKAQISAVADYLSKLPGSGLDAVETKGARQ; translated from the coding sequence ATGCTCAACAAGTCTGGCTTCCCCCTACGCGGGGCATGCTGTGTGCTGGCGACAGGGCTTTTAGCCTTCATGCCTGCAACCTGGGCGGAATCGGCAAAAGATATGGGCCAGACCATAGCGGCGTCCGGAGCCTCGGGGGTTCCCGCCTGCGCCAGTTGCCACGGTGCAAAGGGACAAGGCATGGCGGCAGCCGGTTTCCCGTATCTGGCCGGGCAGGGCGCCTCTTACCTGGCATCGCAATTGCAGGATTTTGCCAGCGGGGAACGGAGCAATCCGATCATGGCGCCGATTGCCAAGGGGCTGAACGCCGAGCAGATAAAAGCCGTTGCAGGCTATTACTCAAAGCTGCCTGCGCCGTTCGACACGAAAGCCTTGAGCCGGCTCATCGATACGTACCCTCAAAAAAACGCGGTCGGCGCATGGCTGGCCAGTCGCGGCGATTGGGATCACGATATACCCGCCTGTTTTCAGTGCCACGGGCCGGGCGCAGTGGGTGTCGGCGAGCATTTTCCCGCGCTTGCCGGTTTGTCCGCCAAATACATCCAGGAGCAACTGACCGGCTGGCAGGAAAAGAAGCGCGCTCCAGGCCCTCAGGCCCTGATGGGCGACATTGCAGGCCGCATGAGTAAAGCCCAGATTTCGGCGGTTGCGGATTATTTGTCGAAGCTGCCTGGATCGGGGCTCGACGCCGTTGAGACAAAAGGAGCAAGGCAATGA
- a CDS encoding undecaprenyl-diphosphatase — translation MEKLNIALFLLINAPQHPHAALLAIAQALANYVIWIVPAVLVLGWLKGNDSVRKMMFEAAASGLAGLLANQAIGLAWQHPRPFMIGLGHTFIAHAPDSSFPSDHLTLLWAVSFSFLMHPRLRAGGAALAILGLPVAWARIYLGVHFPLDMAGAAVVAACSAGLCWRAGCRVMEPAFRWAVAIYRIAFAPLIRRGWVKW, via the coding sequence ATGGAAAAACTCAATATTGCGCTGTTTCTGCTGATCAATGCGCCACAGCACCCTCATGCGGCATTGCTTGCGATTGCACAGGCGCTGGCCAACTACGTCATCTGGATCGTGCCGGCCGTCTTGGTGCTTGGCTGGCTCAAGGGGAACGATAGCGTACGCAAGATGATGTTCGAAGCGGCCGCTTCAGGTTTGGCGGGGCTGCTTGCCAATCAGGCGATTGGGCTGGCGTGGCAACATCCCCGTCCCTTCATGATTGGACTGGGCCACACATTCATCGCACATGCCCCCGACTCCTCATTTCCAAGCGATCATCTAACCCTGCTTTGGGCTGTTTCATTCAGCTTTTTAATGCATCCCCGTTTACGTGCTGGCGGAGCGGCCTTGGCCATTCTGGGCTTGCCCGTTGCCTGGGCGCGCATTTACCTGGGGGTGCACTTTCCCCTGGATATGGCTGGAGCGGCAGTGGTCGCGGCTTGCAGCGCAGGGTTGTGCTGGCGGGCTGGATGCCGCGTCATGGAGCCTGCCTTTCGTTGGGCCGTGGCGATATACCGCATCGCGTTCGCGCCGCTGATCCGGCGGGGCTGGGTGAAATGGTAG
- a CDS encoding GDCCVxC domain-containing (seleno)protein produces the protein MSGFILESVLTCPECGHTKAETMPTDSCQWFYQCEHCHAVLKPRAGDCCVYCSYGSVPCPPVQEHGKKHHCCD, from the coding sequence ATGAGCGGGTTTATTCTTGAAAGTGTCCTGACCTGCCCGGAATGCGGACACACCAAGGCGGAAACAATGCCGACCGACTCCTGCCAGTGGTTCTATCAATGCGAACACTGCCATGCGGTGCTCAAGCCCAGAGCCGGCGACTGCTGTGTTTACTGCTCATACGGTTCCGTGCCTTGCCCGCCGGTTCAGGAGCACGGGAAAAAGCACCATTGCTGTGATTGA